In a genomic window of Nocardia fluminea:
- a CDS encoding branched-chain amino acid ABC transporter permease, giving the protein MEQFIAFGIVGLSTAAIYAIIGSGLVLTFTTTGVFNFAHGAAGMMSAFVYWQFTVGWGVPTPIAVALVLLVFAPLFGLAFAQALAPTQGLGDAEKLVMTVALLSGLMLTARWIWNPDVARTLPRFFADQRPLHLGSVTITWHQALTMAVAVVVAVALRILLYRTRTGAEMRATVDDRALVGLTGADPQRANRVAWMLGIELAAVGGILIAPMVALDAAQLSLLIVSAYSAAIFGRLRSLPMTFLGAIVVGCLESYLTGYLPQNEYLPGLRLAAPALLLLVALLLFPHGRLRGRDRRLSPVPLPTVRGSAVFAVVVAVVGVMLATLLSESDLITYGLIFAFGVIALSFVPLAGFAGQISLCQLSIAGIGAVAYAHLGADGQWWALLAAMVIAGAVGALIALPALRLSGVYLALGTAAFAVVLDRWIFTLPSFEVFGVRIALFDQGSVDLVGPSLFGLRLTSTAQITVFAAVVLGLAGFGVAMLRRSRFGRRLIALRDSEAAYATLGGNLLAAKMLVFSLSAAIAGLGGALYGMQLRSVTAEQFGFVAGLPIFLIVVIAGLGAVGSGLFTGAVYSGPLNAIPVLFPALTNLVHVLPALGGIAFSGGFLGQGALAHMRREWSAALRDRVALTVLIGGLALLWALRVGEVVNGYVFTAGALIAAIVVPRWANRRHRPPVPEQVPVEWLGIERPWTAADKEVLDRGIAARS; this is encoded by the coding sequence ATGGAGCAGTTCATCGCTTTCGGCATCGTCGGACTCAGTACCGCCGCGATCTACGCCATCATCGGCAGCGGCTTGGTCCTGACCTTCACCACGACCGGTGTCTTCAACTTCGCGCACGGCGCGGCCGGCATGATGTCGGCCTTCGTGTACTGGCAGTTCACCGTCGGCTGGGGCGTACCCACACCGATCGCGGTCGCCCTGGTGCTGTTGGTGTTCGCGCCGCTGTTCGGGTTGGCGTTCGCGCAGGCGCTGGCGCCGACGCAGGGACTCGGCGACGCCGAGAAGCTCGTCATGACGGTGGCGTTGCTCAGCGGCCTGATGCTCACCGCGCGCTGGATCTGGAACCCGGACGTAGCGCGCACCCTGCCGCGGTTCTTCGCCGACCAACGACCACTGCACCTGGGTTCGGTGACCATCACCTGGCATCAGGCGCTCACCATGGCCGTCGCGGTGGTGGTGGCGGTGGCCCTGCGAATCCTGCTGTACCGCACCAGAACCGGCGCGGAGATGCGCGCCACCGTGGACGATCGGGCCCTGGTCGGGCTCACCGGTGCCGATCCGCAGCGCGCCAACCGGGTGGCGTGGATGCTGGGCATCGAGTTGGCGGCCGTCGGCGGCATCCTCATTGCGCCGATGGTGGCCCTGGACGCGGCACAGCTGTCGTTGCTGATCGTCAGCGCCTACAGCGCGGCGATCTTCGGGCGGTTGCGCAGCCTGCCGATGACCTTCCTCGGTGCGATCGTCGTCGGTTGCCTGGAGAGTTACCTCACCGGGTACCTGCCCCAGAACGAGTATCTGCCCGGACTGCGGCTGGCCGCGCCCGCGTTGCTGCTGCTCGTGGCGCTGCTGCTGTTCCCGCACGGGCGGCTGCGGGGGCGCGACCGGCGCTTGAGCCCGGTGCCGCTGCCGACCGTGCGCGGTTCGGCCGTGTTCGCGGTCGTCGTCGCGGTGGTCGGGGTCATGCTCGCCACCCTGCTCAGCGAATCGGATCTGATCACCTACGGCCTGATCTTCGCCTTCGGGGTGATCGCGTTGTCGTTCGTCCCGCTCGCCGGGTTCGCCGGCCAGATCTCGCTGTGCCAGTTGAGCATCGCCGGGATCGGCGCGGTCGCCTACGCGCATCTGGGCGCCGACGGGCAATGGTGGGCGTTGCTCGCCGCCATGGTGATCGCGGGCGCGGTCGGCGCGCTGATCGCATTGCCCGCGCTGCGGTTGTCCGGGGTGTACCTCGCGCTCGGCACGGCGGCGTTCGCGGTGGTGCTCGACCGCTGGATCTTCACCCTGCCCTCGTTCGAGGTGTTCGGGGTGCGGATCGCCCTGTTCGATCAGGGATCGGTGGATCTGGTCGGCCCCAGCCTGTTCGGGCTGCGGCTGACCAGTACCGCCCAGATCACCGTCTTCGCGGCCGTGGTACTCGGGCTGGCCGGATTCGGGGTGGCGATGCTGCGGCGCAGCCGATTCGGCAGACGATTGATCGCCCTGCGCGACAGCGAGGCTGCCTACGCCACCCTCGGCGGGAATCTCCTGGCGGCCAAGATGCTGGTGTTCTCGCTGTCGGCGGCGATCGCCGGACTCGGCGGCGCGCTCTACGGCATGCAGCTGCGGTCGGTGACCGCCGAGCAGTTCGGCTTCGTCGCGGGCCTGCCGATCTTCCTGATCGTGGTCATCGCCGGGCTCGGCGCGGTCGGCAGCGGATTGTTCACCGGCGCCGTCTATTCGGGACCGCTCAACGCGATACCCGTGTTGTTCCCGGCGCTGACGAATCTGGTCCACGTGCTGCCCGCACTGGGTGGTATCGCGTTCAGCGGTGGGTTCCTCGGTCAGGGCGCGCTGGCCCATATGCGCCGGGAATGGTCCGCGGCACTGCGTGATCGGGTCGCGCTGACAGTGCTGATCGGTGGGCTGGCGTTGCTGTGGGCGCTGCGCGTGGGTGAGGTCGTCAACGGCTACGTGTTCACCGCGGGCGCGCTGATCGCCGCCATCGTGGTGCCGCGCTGGGCGAACCGGCGTCACCGTCCACCCGTGCCCGAGCAAGTGCCCGTCGAATGGCTCGGTATCGAACGGCCGTGGACCGCAGCGGACAAGGAGGTGCTCGATCGTGGGATCGCTGCTCGAAGTTGA
- a CDS encoding ABC transporter ATP-binding protein: MGSLLEVEEVTVTFGGHRALDRAGLRAEAGQVTGLIGPNGAGKSTLFDVICGLRRPLTGRVTMNGRDVTRLGPARRAGHGLARTFQRLELFGRLSVRDNLLVAAELGRHRRDAGVIVDELLDRLGLDDVAGTTADELPTGTGRLVEVGRAMAARPSVVLLDEPAAGLDHTETERFAALLRSLAADGVAVLLVEHDMGLVMNVCDQLYVLDLGAVISSGPPDVIRRDATVLAAYLGEG, from the coding sequence GTGGGATCGCTGCTCGAAGTTGAGGAGGTCACGGTGACCTTCGGTGGTCACCGCGCCCTCGACCGGGCCGGGCTCCGCGCCGAAGCGGGGCAGGTGACCGGCCTGATCGGTCCGAACGGTGCGGGCAAGAGCACCCTGTTCGACGTGATCTGCGGGTTGCGGCGACCGCTGACCGGCCGGGTCACGATGAACGGCCGCGATGTCACCCGCCTGGGACCAGCCCGCCGGGCCGGGCACGGGCTGGCGCGGACCTTCCAGCGGCTGGAACTGTTCGGCCGCTTGAGTGTTCGCGACAATCTGCTGGTCGCCGCGGAGCTCGGACGGCACCGGCGCGACGCGGGTGTGATCGTCGACGAACTGCTCGACCGGCTCGGTCTGGACGACGTCGCCGGCACCACCGCCGACGAGTTGCCGACCGGCACCGGCCGACTGGTCGAGGTGGGCCGGGCGATGGCCGCCCGCCCCAGCGTGGTCCTGCTCGACGAACCCGCGGCCGGCCTCGACCACACCGAAACCGAGCGGTTCGCCGCACTGTTGCGGTCGCTGGCCGCCGACGGTGTCGCGGTGCTGCTCGTCGAGCACGACATGGGCCTGGTCATGAATGTCTGCGATCAGCTCTACGTGCTCGATCTCGGCGCCGTCATCAGCTCCGGGCCACCCGACGTGATCCGCCGTGACGCCACCGTACTCGCCGCCTACCTGGGAGAAGGATGA
- a CDS encoding ABC transporter ATP-binding protein → MTSSLELHGVRAAYDAITVLHGVDLRVGAGEVVALLGPNGAGKTTTLRVAAGVRAVSTGRLVLGGRDVTGADPRDLAAAGVCLIPEGRGVFPNLSVRDNLLMMTFTGKTHEEIEEVAFRRFPILAQRADQIAGTMSGGEQQMLALARGLATDPAVLLLDELSMGLAPLVVERLYEQVGEIARQGVAVLVVEQFAAAVLDIADHAAVLVRGRIEYQGPADGELRRELAALYLGSH, encoded by the coding sequence ATGACCTCGTCACTCGAATTACACGGCGTCCGCGCGGCGTACGACGCGATCACGGTGCTCCACGGTGTCGACCTGCGGGTCGGCGCCGGGGAGGTGGTCGCCCTGCTCGGGCCCAACGGGGCGGGCAAGACGACCACGCTGCGCGTCGCGGCCGGGGTGCGCGCGGTCTCGACCGGCAGGCTCGTCCTCGGCGGCCGCGATGTCACCGGGGCCGACCCCAGGGACCTGGCTGCGGCCGGGGTCTGCCTGATTCCCGAGGGCCGCGGCGTGTTCCCCAATCTGTCGGTGCGCGACAACCTGCTGATGATGACCTTCACCGGCAAGACCCACGAAGAGATCGAGGAGGTGGCGTTCCGCCGCTTCCCGATTCTCGCCCAGCGCGCCGACCAGATCGCGGGCACGATGTCGGGCGGCGAGCAGCAGATGCTCGCCCTCGCAAGGGGATTGGCCACCGATCCGGCCGTGCTGCTGCTCGACGAGCTGTCCATGGGCTTGGCCCCGCTGGTGGTCGAGCGGCTCTACGAACAGGTCGGTGAGATCGCTCGGCAAGGCGTGGCGGTGCTGGTGGTCGAGCAGTTCGCCGCCGCCGTCCTCGATATCGCCGACCACGCGGCCGTGCTGGTGCGCGGCCGCATCGAATACCAGGGGCCCGCCGACGGCGAACTCCGCCGCGAACTGGCCGCTCTCTACCTAGGAAGTCACTGA
- a CDS encoding NAD(P)-dependent oxidoreductase encodes MRIGFVGVGRMGAPMVRRLVAAGHEVRALGRSGDARRRVSELGAEPVSFTAAVGTGAAAVVVCVFTDDQVRAVCLDTPLLASMPGGSVLIVHTTGSPRTAEDIAAQAAAHDIRVVDAPVSGGPPDIDAGTLTMFAGGTEDALARARPVLRCYGDPVLPVGPLGSGQRVKLVNNALFAAQLGLLTEAVRLASELGVDEATVLSALQHASGASRAAASVAAKGSVAAFHASVGEFIGKDVATVRTLAAELGATMGTLDAAINAQFFDTRRRS; translated from the coding sequence CTGCGGATCGGGTTCGTCGGGGTGGGGCGGATGGGCGCTCCGATGGTGCGCAGGCTCGTCGCGGCGGGGCACGAGGTGCGCGCGCTCGGGCGTTCCGGCGACGCGCGCCGGCGGGTCAGCGAGCTGGGTGCCGAACCCGTGTCGTTTACCGCCGCGGTGGGCACCGGGGCGGCCGCCGTGGTGGTCTGCGTGTTCACCGACGACCAAGTCCGCGCGGTCTGCCTCGATACCCCGCTGCTGGCGAGCATGCCCGGCGGATCGGTGCTCATCGTGCACACCACCGGGAGCCCGCGCACCGCCGAAGACATCGCCGCACAGGCCGCCGCCCACGACATCCGCGTCGTCGACGCCCCCGTCAGCGGCGGGCCGCCCGATATCGACGCGGGCACCCTCACGATGTTCGCCGGCGGCACCGAGGACGCCCTCGCGCGCGCCCGTCCCGTGCTGCGGTGCTACGGCGACCCGGTGCTGCCGGTGGGTCCGCTCGGCTCCGGCCAGCGCGTGAAGCTGGTCAACAACGCGCTCTTCGCCGCCCAGCTCGGCTTGCTCACCGAGGCCGTGCGGCTGGCGTCCGAACTCGGCGTCGACGAGGCGACCGTCTTGTCGGCGCTCCAGCATGCCAGCGGAGCCAGCCGTGCCGCCGCGAGTGTGGCGGCGAAGGGTTCGGTGGCCGCGTTCCATGCCTCGGTCGGCGAGTTCATCGGCAAGGACGTGGCCACCGTACGGACGCTGGCCGCCGAACTCGGAGCGACCATGGGCACGCTCGACGCCGCCATCAACGCACAGTTCTTCGACACGCGGCGCAGGTCGTGA
- a CDS encoding NAD(P)-dependent oxidoreductase, which yields MRIGFIGLGSQGAPMAQRIVAAGYRTTLWARRPATLEPFADTAADVAHTPRALAQASDLVCLCVGNDADIREVLTGADGVFGGLAAGSIVAVHSTIHPDTCRELAETAAAQGVTLIDAAVSGGAPAVAQGRLLVMAGGPAEAVDRCRPVFGTYADPVVHLGDIGAGQVTKLLNNLLFTANLATAASTLALGRDLGVDEARLGEVIAHGSANSFALGRILAGTLARIGDHAGHTLRKDVRLLAELATGADADTGVALTAADATLGLIGHPR from the coding sequence ATGCGCATCGGATTCATCGGGTTGGGTAGTCAGGGTGCGCCGATGGCGCAGCGGATCGTGGCGGCCGGGTACCGGACCACCCTGTGGGCGCGCAGACCCGCCACGCTCGAACCGTTCGCCGATACCGCGGCCGATGTCGCGCACACCCCGCGCGCCCTGGCGCAGGCCAGCGACCTGGTCTGCTTGTGCGTGGGCAACGACGCCGATATCCGCGAGGTGCTGACCGGTGCGGACGGCGTCTTCGGCGGACTGGCCGCAGGCTCGATCGTGGCCGTGCACAGCACGATTCACCCCGACACGTGTCGCGAGCTCGCGGAAACAGCCGCGGCGCAGGGCGTCACGTTGATCGACGCGGCCGTCAGTGGCGGCGCGCCCGCGGTGGCCCAGGGGCGCTTGCTCGTCATGGCCGGTGGCCCGGCCGAGGCCGTCGATCGGTGCAGGCCCGTGTTCGGCACCTACGCCGATCCAGTGGTGCACCTGGGCGACATCGGGGCCGGGCAGGTCACCAAGCTGCTCAACAATTTGTTGTTCACCGCGAATCTCGCGACCGCGGCGAGCACGCTGGCCCTCGGCCGGGACCTGGGTGTCGACGAGGCCAGGCTCGGCGAGGTGATCGCGCACGGGTCGGCGAACAGCTTCGCCCTCGGCCGGATCCTGGCTGGGACGCTGGCGCGGATCGGCGACCATGCCGGGCACACATTGCGCAAGGACGTCCGACTGCTCGCCGAACTCGCGACCGGGGCCGACGCGGACACCGGTGTCGCGCTGACCGCGGCCGACGCCACGCTGGGCCTGATCGGCCATCCGCGGTGA
- a CDS encoding DoxX family protein, protein MDVTDVAPTLLRLVVGATMIAHGLNHWLGGGRIAGTARWFAGLGLRNGVLQAWASVCTEVGAGVLLILGFGTPLACAAVIAVMLVAGLLAHRANGFFVFKEGYEYVLVLAVVAVALAFTGPGRLSIDHAAGITVTGWAGGAIALGAGVASTAGLLALFWRPRPEQTA, encoded by the coding sequence ATGGATGTCACCGATGTGGCGCCGACCCTGCTCCGGCTGGTGGTCGGCGCCACGATGATCGCGCACGGACTCAACCATTGGCTCGGTGGCGGCCGGATCGCGGGCACGGCCCGCTGGTTCGCCGGACTCGGCCTGCGCAACGGCGTGTTGCAGGCGTGGGCGAGTGTGTGCACCGAGGTCGGGGCGGGCGTGCTGCTGATCCTCGGTTTCGGCACCCCGCTGGCCTGCGCGGCGGTGATCGCGGTGATGCTCGTCGCCGGGTTGCTCGCGCATCGGGCGAACGGGTTCTTCGTGTTCAAGGAGGGGTACGAGTACGTCCTCGTCCTGGCGGTGGTCGCGGTGGCTCTGGCCTTTACCGGGCCGGGTCGCCTGTCGATCGATCATGCCGCCGGAATCACTGTCACCGGCTGGGCCGGGGGCGCCATCGCACTCGGCGCCGGCGTGGCGTCGACCGCGGGACTGCTCGCGCTGTTCTGGCGTCCGCGGCCCGAACAGACTGCGTGA
- a CDS encoding thiolase C-terminal domain-containing protein — protein MAEASGRPLPLVTAENEFFWTAGADGCLRIQECGSCAALIHPPQPVCRYCHGHTLGVREVSGFATLIGFTVNQRFGVPGLAAPYVVAQVAVEEDPRVRLTTNVVGCDPGDLVLGMRMEVVFEQDADVWLPLFRPTAEQPPPAPLPADEIEPHRFGEHVRPMLGRDKFEDKVAITGIGMSDIGRRLMVSPLSLTIAACERAVADAGLTMADIDGLSTYPGGGNVGGFGEGGVGALEAALGLRPTWYNGGFETFGPGGSVIAAMLAVAGGLARHVLCFRTVWEATYNELIRTGKITPTGGRTTSWMMPFGATSAAHTLAQNAQRHFHRYGTTRETLGWIALNQRANAALNPTAVYRDPLTMSDYLEARPVTTPFGLYDCDVPCDGAVAVLVSAIETTPDLATPPVRVAAVGTQILERIEWDQSTLTHEPQVLGQAAHLWSRTSLRPADVDVAELYDGFTFNCLSWIEALGFCGIGEAKDFLDGGKNIARDGLLPLNTHGGQLSHGRTHGMGLLHEAVSQLRGQAGPRQVEGARVAVTSSGGLTPSGVLLLTSEN, from the coding sequence ATGGCCGAGGCATCGGGGCGGCCGCTGCCCCTGGTGACCGCGGAGAACGAATTCTTCTGGACCGCGGGCGCCGACGGCTGCCTGCGGATCCAGGAGTGTGGTTCGTGCGCGGCCCTGATCCATCCACCGCAGCCGGTGTGCCGGTACTGCCACGGGCACACGCTCGGTGTCCGCGAGGTCTCCGGCTTCGCCACCCTCATCGGCTTCACCGTCAATCAGCGTTTCGGCGTGCCGGGGCTGGCCGCACCCTATGTGGTGGCCCAGGTCGCGGTCGAGGAGGATCCCCGGGTCCGGCTCACCACCAATGTGGTGGGCTGCGATCCGGGCGACCTCGTGCTGGGGATGCGGATGGAGGTCGTGTTCGAACAGGACGCGGATGTGTGGTTGCCGCTGTTCCGGCCCACCGCCGAACAACCGCCACCCGCACCACTGCCCGCCGACGAGATCGAACCGCACCGCTTCGGTGAGCACGTGCGGCCGATGCTCGGCCGGGACAAGTTCGAGGACAAGGTCGCCATCACCGGGATCGGGATGTCGGACATCGGTCGGCGCCTGATGGTTTCGCCGCTGTCACTGACGATCGCGGCCTGCGAGCGCGCGGTCGCCGATGCCGGGCTCACCATGGCCGACATCGACGGTCTGTCGACCTATCCCGGTGGCGGCAACGTCGGCGGTTTCGGCGAGGGCGGGGTGGGCGCGCTCGAGGCCGCGCTCGGCCTCCGGCCGACCTGGTACAACGGCGGTTTCGAAACCTTCGGGCCCGGTGGGTCTGTGATCGCGGCGATGCTGGCCGTCGCCGGCGGATTGGCCCGGCACGTGCTGTGCTTTCGCACCGTATGGGAAGCCACCTACAACGAGCTGATCCGCACCGGCAAGATCACGCCGACGGGCGGGCGCACCACCAGTTGGATGATGCCGTTCGGCGCCACCTCGGCCGCGCATACGTTGGCGCAGAACGCCCAACGGCATTTCCATCGTTACGGCACCACCAGGGAAACCCTGGGCTGGATCGCATTGAACCAGCGAGCCAACGCCGCACTGAACCCGACGGCGGTCTATCGCGATCCGCTGACCATGTCGGACTACCTCGAGGCCAGACCGGTCACCACCCCGTTCGGGCTCTACGACTGTGATGTCCCCTGCGACGGCGCGGTCGCCGTGCTGGTCTCGGCGATCGAGACCACACCGGATCTGGCGACACCGCCGGTGCGGGTGGCCGCGGTCGGTACCCAGATCCTCGAACGGATCGAATGGGACCAGAGCACCCTGACCCATGAACCACAGGTGCTGGGCCAAGCCGCGCACCTGTGGTCGCGTACCTCGCTGCGTCCGGCCGACGTCGATGTCGCCGAACTCTACGACGGGTTCACCTTCAATTGCCTGTCGTGGATCGAAGCTCTCGGCTTCTGCGGCATCGGCGAGGCCAAGGACTTCCTCGACGGCGGCAAGAACATCGCGCGCGACGGGCTGCTTCCGCTCAACACCCACGGCGGCCAGCTGTCGCACGGGCGCACCCACGGCATGGGTCTGCTGCACGAGGCCGTCAGCCAGCTGCGCGGGCAGGCGGGGCCTCGGCAGGTCGAGGGCGCGCGGGTCGCGGTGACCAGCAGCGGCGGACTGACCCCCAGCGGAGTCCTGCTGCTGACCAGCGAGAACTGA
- a CDS encoding cytochrome P450, protein MSVDDVATDETRKKPNFSFDRFAPGYRDEFVATTESMQEQCPIAWTDTHDGHWVAAGNREVFELARCPHISNDHDPAGVRRGYKGISIPKAPRASGVRGGILEMDEPEHREVRSALNPYLSPAAVARWIPFIDEVVRAAIDEKIESGQIDFVDELANIVPAVLTLGMLGIPLAKWTIYNEPAHASVYTPPDSPEYPRVAEMHRTMGIDLLQNLFEIRENPRPGLINAINNATMNGEPLPDLEMLGMLGLLIGGGFDTTTALTAHALEWLSENPDQRETLSRDRDDLLDSATEEFLRYYTPAPGDGRTIAEDCEVVGTQFKEGDRVWLSWAMANRDPAVFDDPNEVVLDRRRNRHYSFGLGIHRCIGSNVARTVFKRMLLAVLDRMPDYRCDPETTVHYDTIGVIQGMRHLPASFTPGVRLGPGLDETLAKLQTICDEQQLAAPVTAHRDATTQ, encoded by the coding sequence ATGAGCGTCGACGACGTGGCGACCGACGAAACCCGTAAGAAACCGAATTTCTCGTTCGATCGATTCGCCCCCGGATATCGGGACGAATTCGTCGCGACCACAGAATCCATGCAGGAACAGTGCCCGATCGCCTGGACCGACACCCACGACGGGCACTGGGTGGCGGCGGGCAACCGCGAGGTCTTCGAACTCGCGCGCTGCCCGCACATCTCCAACGACCATGATCCGGCCGGGGTCCGTCGCGGCTACAAGGGCATCTCCATCCCGAAAGCTCCACGGGCGAGCGGTGTTCGGGGCGGCATCCTGGAAATGGACGAGCCGGAGCATCGCGAGGTGCGTTCGGCGCTGAACCCGTATCTGTCCCCCGCCGCCGTCGCCCGCTGGATCCCGTTCATCGACGAGGTCGTCCGGGCCGCGATCGACGAGAAGATCGAATCGGGGCAGATCGACTTCGTCGACGAACTGGCCAACATCGTGCCCGCCGTGCTGACCCTGGGCATGCTGGGTATCCCGCTCGCGAAATGGACGATCTACAACGAGCCGGCGCACGCCTCGGTGTACACCCCGCCGGACTCCCCCGAATATCCGCGGGTGGCGGAAATGCATCGGACGATGGGAATCGACCTGCTGCAGAATCTGTTCGAGATCCGGGAGAACCCGCGACCCGGCCTGATCAACGCGATCAACAACGCGACGATGAACGGCGAGCCGCTCCCCGATCTGGAAATGCTCGGCATGCTCGGTCTGCTCATCGGGGGTGGCTTCGACACCACTACCGCACTCACCGCGCACGCCCTGGAGTGGCTCTCGGAGAACCCGGATCAGCGCGAGACGCTGAGCCGGGACCGCGACGATCTCCTGGATTCGGCCACCGAGGAATTCCTGCGCTACTACACGCCGGCGCCGGGTGACGGGCGCACGATCGCCGAGGATTGCGAGGTCGTCGGCACCCAGTTCAAGGAAGGCGATCGGGTGTGGCTGTCGTGGGCGATGGCCAATCGGGATCCGGCGGTCTTCGACGACCCGAACGAGGTCGTCCTGGACCGTCGGCGCAACCGGCACTACAGCTTCGGGCTCGGCATCCACCGGTGCATCGGCTCGAACGTGGCCCGCACCGTGTTCAAGCGCATGCTGCTGGCCGTGCTCGACCGGATGCCGGACTACCGGTGCGATCCGGAGACCACGGTGCACTACGACACGATCGGCGTCATCCAGGGCATGCGGCACCTTCCGGCGAGCTTCACTCCGGGCGTGCGGCTCGGACCAGGACTCGACGAGACGCTGGCGAAGCTCCAGACCATCTGTGACGAGCAGCAACTCGCGGCACCCGTCACGGCCCACCGGGACGCCACCACACAGTGA
- a CDS encoding ferredoxin, translating to MKVRVDSTRCQGHTLCAMTAPQSFELSEIDGHSSPVSETVAPDQEEQVREAAHSCPERAIAIS from the coding sequence GTGAAGGTTCGAGTCGATTCAACGCGCTGCCAAGGCCACACGCTGTGCGCGATGACCGCTCCCCAATCATTCGAGCTGAGCGAGATCGACGGTCATTCGTCGCCGGTCAGTGAGACTGTCGCACCCGACCAGGAGGAGCAGGTGCGCGAAGCAGCTCACTCCTGCCCGGAACGCGCCATCGCTATTTCCTGA
- a CDS encoding mycofactocin-coupled SDR family oxidoreductase, translating to MGRVEGKVAFITGAARGQGRSHAVRLAAEGADIIAVDICQDIDSIRYPLSRPEDLDETARLVEKSGRRIVTLQADVRDAAQMRDAVARGVQELGRLDIVVAQAGIAGMKGEPQWQAWTDVLDTNLVGVLNAIHAGLPHLEAGGSIIATGSLAALMDISKVDQPGKDPGGVAYMVAKRALSMVVHELATHLAPKKIRANVIHPTNCNTPMLQSEPMYRSFRPDLEHPTRADAEPAFHTMQAMPVPYVEPEDISDAVLFLASDESRFVTGSQLRVDAGGYLKWYDYHV from the coding sequence GTGGGACGTGTCGAGGGCAAGGTCGCCTTTATCACCGGAGCCGCACGAGGCCAGGGCCGCAGTCACGCGGTACGTTTGGCCGCCGAGGGCGCCGACATCATCGCCGTCGATATCTGCCAGGACATCGACTCCATCCGATATCCGCTCTCGCGTCCCGAGGATCTGGACGAAACGGCTCGGCTGGTCGAGAAATCCGGGCGGCGCATCGTCACCCTCCAGGCTGATGTGCGCGACGCCGCGCAGATGCGCGACGCCGTCGCGCGCGGAGTGCAGGAACTGGGTCGCCTCGACATCGTGGTGGCCCAGGCCGGTATCGCCGGGATGAAGGGTGAGCCGCAGTGGCAGGCCTGGACCGATGTGCTCGACACCAACCTCGTCGGCGTGCTCAACGCCATCCACGCCGGGCTGCCCCACCTCGAAGCCGGCGGGTCGATCATCGCCACCGGGTCCCTCGCCGCGCTGATGGACATCAGCAAGGTCGACCAGCCGGGCAAGGATCCCGGTGGCGTCGCCTACATGGTCGCCAAGCGCGCGCTGTCGATGGTGGTGCACGAACTCGCCACCCACCTCGCTCCGAAGAAGATCCGCGCCAACGTCATCCACCCCACCAACTGCAACACCCCGATGCTGCAGAGCGAGCCGATGTACCGCTCGTTCCGGCCCGATCTCGAGCACCCGACCCGCGCGGATGCCGAGCCCGCCTTCCACACCATGCAGGCCATGCCGGTTCCGTATGTCGAACCCGAGGACATCAGCGACGCGGTGTTGTTCCTCGCCTCCGACGAGTCCCGTTTCGTCACCGGCAGCCAATTACGGGTGGACGCGGGCGGATATCTGAAGTGGTACGACTACCACGTCTGA
- a CDS encoding SDR family NAD(P)-dependent oxidoreductase, protein MKTAVVTGGGSGIGLAVAQRLQADGYHVATLDLRPADTPFAHTADVSDPEQVRAAMAAIRTQLGPVTILVNAAGLDGTGRFTKIDFTQWQRVIDVNLNGVYHCIQAVLPDMLEAEWGRIVNISSSSTHSGQPFMAHYVAAKSAVNGLTKSLALELGPAGITVNAIPPGFIDTPMLRKAEAAKLLGGTIEDHIQRTPVRRVGRPEDIAAACAFLITESAGYITGQILGVNGGRNT, encoded by the coding sequence GTGAAAACCGCGGTGGTCACCGGCGGCGGCTCCGGCATCGGTCTCGCTGTCGCACAACGGCTCCAGGCCGACGGGTATCACGTGGCGACGCTCGATCTGCGCCCGGCCGATACCCCGTTCGCCCACACCGCCGACGTTTCCGACCCCGAGCAGGTGCGCGCGGCCATGGCCGCGATCCGCACCCAGCTCGGTCCGGTGACCATCCTGGTCAACGCCGCGGGCCTGGACGGTACGGGACGCTTCACCAAGATCGACTTCACCCAGTGGCAGCGGGTCATCGACGTCAATCTCAACGGCGTCTACCACTGCATCCAGGCCGTGCTGCCCGACATGCTCGAGGCCGAGTGGGGTCGCATCGTGAACATCTCCTCCTCGAGCACCCATTCCGGTCAGCCGTTCATGGCGCATTACGTCGCGGCCAAGTCCGCGGTGAACGGGCTGACGAAATCGCTGGCGCTCGAACTCGGCCCGGCCGGGATCACCGTCAACGCCATCCCGCCCGGCTTCATCGACACCCCGATGCTGCGCAAGGCGGAGGCAGCCAAATTGCTCGGCGGCACGATCGAGGACCACATCCAGCGCACCCCTGTGCGGCGGGTCGGCCGACCCGAGGACATCGCCGCGGCGTGCGCGTTCCTGATCACCGAGAGCGCCGGGTACATCACCGGGCAGATCCTCGGCGTCAACGGCGGCCGCAACACCTAG